The window GCCAGCGCGGGCTTCGTCGACGCGGTCGCGGAGTGGATCGTCGGCGCGATGATCGATCTGGCCCGCCACATCAGCGCGTCGGTGGTCCGGTACCGGGCCGGCGACGTGGCGGTGCCCGTCATGGGGCGAGAACTGCGCGGCGCCACGGTCGGCGTCGTCGGCTACGGCCGGATCGCGCGCCGCTTCTGCGCGCTGGCGCTGGCGTTCGGCATGACGGTGGTGGTGCACGACCCGCACGCGACGATCGACGGCCCCGGACTGCGCCAGACCGGCTTCGACGCGCTGCTGGCATGCGCCGACTTCGTCGTGTGCCTCGCGTCGGCGACGGCGGCGACCGAGAACCTGATGGACGCGCGGGCCTTCGCCACGATGAAGCGCGGCGCCTGTTTCATCAATGCCGCGCGCGGCGATCTGGTCGACGAGACGGCCCTGGTGGCCGCGCTCGACGCGGGCCACCTGGGAGGCTGCGCGCTCGACGTCGGCCGGGCGCCCGACCAGATGCCCTCGCCGCACGTGGCGGCCCACCCGCGCGTGGTCGCCACGCCGCACGTCGGCGGCCTGACGCGGCCGGCCGTCGAGCATCAGGCGATGGAGACGGTGGCCCAGGTGGCCGCGCTCCTGGCGGGCCGCGTGCCGCGCGGCGCGGTCAACCCGGCGGCCGCCGCGCGCTGGCGGGCGGCCGCCGCGCCACCGTCGGCGGGCTGACGACCGGGCGGACCCGGCCGTCCGCTCAGGTGCCGCTGTCCAGGCGCTTCTGCATCGCCGCCGCGCGCTGCGCCGACGGCGGGTGCGAGCTCAGCAGCGAGCCGCCCGAGGCCTGCCCCTCGCTGAGCTTGGCCAGCTTCTGGAAGCCCGTCACCAGCCCCTTGCGCTCCAGCTTGCGCTCGCCCAGCAGATCGAACGAGTAGGAATCCGCGGCGCTCTCCTGCGACTGCGAGAACTGCGCGTTGACGAACTTCTCGGCCAGGTCGCCCGCCTGGGACTGCGACAGCTGGGCCGCCACGCCGCCGGCGGCGCTGGCCAGGCCGCGCGCCGCCGTGGCGACGTAGGCCGTCTGCATGCGCGACTTGGAATGGCCCAGCGCCACGTGACCGATCTCGTGGCCGATCACGCCGCGCAGCTCGTCGTCGTTCATCAGGTCCATCAGGCCGCTGTAGACGCGGATGCAGCCGTTGGCCATGGCCCAGGCGTTCACGTCCGGCGTCATGTAGACGCGGTAGTTGGCGGTCTTGCCGTTGACCGTGGTCGGCATGGCGCGGATCACCTGGTTGAGGCGCGTGGTGTATTTGCTGTTCGCCGGCGCGATCTGGTTCTTCTGGTCCATCGCCGCGCACGACTGGTCGGACATGGCCGCGATGTCGCCGTCGCTGAGCGACATGGCCTTCATGGCCGTGCCGCCGACGTCGGTCAGCTTGCTGACGTCCATGGTTTTCATGGTCTCGCAGCCCGCGAGGGTGAGCACCGCGCCGAGGGCGACGGGAAGGAGGAGGTTGCGCATGTTCGTTGCCATGGAGGAAGGGAAGGTTCGTGACGGGAGGGACCGGCGGAGCGGACCCGCCGCATTCTCGTCGCAGCGGCGCGACGGCCCGGCGCCGGGCGGCGTCAGCGCAGGCGTCCCGACCACAGCAGCGACAGCAGGGCCGCCACCGAGGCGAGCAGGGCGGCCGCCAGCGCGAGCGGGCCGGCGAGCTCGGTCTCGCGTCGCAGCACCTCCACCCGCGAGCCGAGTTCCTGGTAGACGCCGCGCAGGTTCTCGGCCGTGCCGGCGTGGTGGTACTGGCCGCCCGTCATGCGGGCGACCTCGCGCAGCGTCGGTTCGTCGAGCTTCATGTAGATCGCCATGCCCTCGGGCGTGGCGGCGTCGCCGTCGACCGTGCCCAGGCCGATGACGTGGACCCGCACGCCGCGATCGGCCGCCATCCGCGCCGCGGCCAGGGTGTCGATGCCCGCCGTGCGGCGGCCGTCGCTCAGCAGGATGATGGCGGCGGCGTCGTGGGAGCCGGGCGGCACGGGGTCCGGCGCGGCGGGCTGCGGACGCGCGCGCTCGTCCAGGCTGCGGCCCCTCGACGGCGTGGCGGTGCCGCCCATCATCATCCGGCCGAGGTCGATGCCGTGGTCCGGGAAGATCTCCGCGAGGCACTGGACGATGGCGTCGCCCACCGCCGTGCCGAGCTGCATCTGGAAGGCGTCGATGCTCGCGACCAGCGCCGCGCGGTCGAGGGTCGCACGCTGGGCGACGTGGGCGCTGCCGGCGAAGGTGACCAGCCCGATTTCGATGCGCGGCGGCACCTCGCGCAGGAACGCCTTCGCCGCTTCCTGGGCGGCCACCATGCGCGTGGGCTTGACGTCGCCCACCCGCATGCTCAGCGACACGTCCATGGCCAGCAGGATCGAGGTCCGGGCCCACGGCAGCGGCACCCGGGCCACCGGGCGCGCGGCGGCCAGCAGCAGCACGGCCAGGGCCAGCAGCGCGAGCGCCGGCGGCACGTGGCGCCGCCAGCCGCGACCGGCCGCGGCGCGGACCGTGCCCAGGTCGCTGTAGGCCAGCGCGGCGCGCGTCCGGCGTCGCGTCAGCCACCGGTAGGCCACGGGCAGCAGCGCCGCCACGGCCAGCAGCCAGAGGGAGTGGGGCCAGAGGAAATGCATGCGCGGCCTGCCGGTGCGCGCTCAGCGCGCCTCGACCTCGTCGTGACCGTCGCGCTGCGGGTTCGGGGTTCGTGGCATGGGTCCTCGCCGGTTCGACGCGTGCGATCGCGCGCGTTCGCTCCCATCAGGAAATCACCGGTGCCGTCCCCCCGGGGTAGGACGGGGCGCCCAGATGGGCGCCCGGCGAGGTCGGCGCGCGTGCGGCCGACCCGCCGCCCTCAGATGGCTTCCGGATCGGTCCGGATGCTGGTGCGGTCGCGGTGCCGCTTTTCCTTGCCCAGCACGCTGTCCAGGGCGCTGAGCACCTTGGTCTCGGCGCCACGGAAGGCCTGGTCCAGCGAGGGCGCCTGGTGGGACACGGCCACTGGCGCGTGCTGCGGGACGTGCGCCTCGATCAGGCAGCGCTTGTCGGACGCGCCGCCCTTGGTGGCGTTGACGTCCGACAGGTGGACCTCGACGCGCCGGACGTCCTCCGCGTAGCGCGCGAGGTTCTGGCGGATCTCGCCGTCCGCCCAGCGTTCGAGGTCTTCGCGGTTTTCCATGCCATTGCCGGTATTGATGTGGATTTCCATTGGGCGTTCTCCTTGGTTGGATGGGACCACCCAGTGGACCACCGGCGCGATTGACCCGTGCCGCCACGTGGAAAAGCCCCGTTCCGCGCGCCGGGACGGGCGCGCCCGCCTCAGCCCGCGCCGGGCGGCGCGTCGCGCGCCGCGCCCGGCGGCGGGCCGACGTAGCGTCCGCGCGGACGGATCACCTGCGCCACGCCGAGCTGTTCCAGGCCGTGCGCGAGCAGCCCGACGCTGCGCGCCGTGGCGAAGAGCCCGAAGGCCGCGTCGGCCGGCAGCCGGTGGTGCGCCACCAGGGCCGCCAGCGCCACGTCGATGTTGGGCTGCAGGCCGGTCTGCTCGATCACCTTGGCGATGAAGCGCGCGATCACCGGCGGGGGCTCGAAGCGCGCCAGCAGGGCCGCCGCGCGCGGGTCGCCGTCGGGATAGAGGTGGTGGCCGAAACCCGCCAGGGGCGACCCGGTGGACAGGTAGTGCGCGAGCACCGCGTCCTCGCCGAGCCGCTCGACTTCGGCGAAGAGCGCCTGCACGCGCCCCGAGCCGTCGCCGTGCAGCGGCCCCGACAGCGTGGCCAGTCCGGCCAGGAGGCACGCGGGCAGGGAGGCCCCGGTCGACGCCGCGATGCGCGCGGCGAAGGCCGAACTCGTCAGCTCGTGGTCCACCAGCAGCACCATGGCCGTGCGCAGCAGTTCCGCCACCGCCGGTGGCTGGTCCCAGCCCCGGGCGAAGCGCAGGTGCAGCGCCTGCGTGCCCGGCCGGGCACCGAAGGCGTCGGCCAGCGTCGCGACCAGGCCCTGGCCTTCGACGTGCAGGACCCGGGTCAGGCGGCCCCGGGTGGAATGCCCGACGGCCGCCAGGCCGCCCAGCGCCGTGAAGGCGGCGACGCGCCCCGGTCCGTCGCCGCGCCGCGCCGGCGCGAGCGGGGCGGCGCAGGAGAAATCGATCGGCTGCCGCGTGTCCCACAGCAGGCGGGCCACGTCCTCCAGGCTGGCCGAACGGGCCAACTCGACGACGTCCTGGCCGCGGTAGTAGGGACGTCCCCGGAAGAACGCGCACAGCGCCGTCGGGATGCTCGGCTCGGCGCCGAACAGCGTCTCGGCGGCGACCGTCGCGCGCGTGCGGCCGGCCTGCTTGCGCCGGGCGAGGCCGGCGACGTCTTCGGCGCGGTACAGGCTGCGGCGCGTGTCGCCGGGGTCGGTCATGACCTCGAGCTTGCCGCGGCTGACGTACGCATACACCGTCTGCGGCCGCACCCCGAGCGCCGCGCAGGCCTCGTCCATCGACATCCATGCCGCCATCGTCCACTCCCCTTCGGATTTATATATTGATTTTATACATCAATATTGACCAATAAATCAACCTGTCATTACCATCGCGCCACTTCGCATCCACATCCCGGACGACCCGCCATGAAACCCTCGGTCCTGCAAATCAACCCCATCCTGATCCCCGCGATCAACGACCGGCTCGCGGCGCTGTACGACGTCCACCGGCTCTTCGAGATCGCGCAGCCGGAGGCCTGGCTGGCGGCGCACGGGGCGTCGGTGCAGGCCGTGATCACGGGGGGCCACACCGGCATCACGCGGGCGATGCTGGAACGCCTGCCCAACCTGAAGGTGGTGGCGGTCAACGGCGTGGGCACCGATGCGGTCGATCTGGCGCACTGCCGCGCGCGGGGCCTGCCCGTCGCGGCCACCCTGGGCGCCCTGACCGAGGACGTCGCCGACCTGGCCATCGGCCTGCTGATCGCGGCCTGCCGCAACCTGTGCGCCGGCGACCGCTTCGTGCGCGACGGCCAGTGGGAGCTGCACCCCCAGCCGAGCGCGATCCCGCTCGCCCGGCGCTTCAGCGGCATGCGCGTGGGCATCGTCGGCATGGGCCGCGTCGGCCGCGCCGTCGCGGTGCGGGCGGCGGCGTTCGGTTGTTCGATCGCCTACACCGACCTGCGTCCGATGGACGATGTCGCGCACGCGTTCGTGCCCGACCTGGTCGAGCTCGCCCGGGGCGCTGACGCGCTGGTGCTGTGCGCGGCCGCCGACCAGGCCGAGGGCATCGTCGATGCGCGGGTGCTGGAAGCGCTGGGCCCGCGCGGCTTCCTGGTCAACGTCGCGCGCGGCCGGCTGGTGAACGAGGCCGACCTGACCGAGGCGCTGGCCGCCGGCCGCATCGCCGGGGCGGGGCTGGACGTGTTCGTCGACGAGCCGCGCGTGCCCGCGGCGCTGCGCGGCTCGGAGCGCGCGACGCTCCAGGCCCACCGCGCCAGCGCCACCTGGGAGACCCGCACGGCGATGGGCGAGATGGTGCTCGCGGCGATCGCCCAGGCGCTGGCCGGCGAGCGCCCGGCGATGAGCCTGACGACCTGAGACGGCCGTCCGCCATGACCGGATTCGTCTTCCCGCCGCCGGCACCGGTGACACTGCCGGTGCGGGACGCCACCGACCGCTTCCCGGTGGGCCGGGTCTTCTGCATCGGCCGCAACTATCCCTGGCAGCCCGGCGGGCCACCGGCGCGCGAGCTGCCCGGCTGGTTCATGAAGCCCGCCACCTCGGTGGTGCCGGCGCGAGGCGCCTTGCCCTGTCCGCCGGGCACCGCCGACTTCTGCCACGAGGTCGAACTGGTGGTGGCGATCGGCGTCGGCGGGCGCGACATCGACGTGGCGCGGGTGGAGGCGGAGCACGTCTGGGGCTATGCCGTCGGACTGGACCTGACGCGACGCGACCTCCAGCAGGCGGCCAAGCGCGCAGGGGGCTCCTGGGAGGCCGCCAAGGCCTTCGACCGCTCGGCGCCCTGCACGCCGCTGGTGCCGGCGGCCGTGTGCGGCCATCCGCGCGGCGGCGCGATCTGGCTCGCGGTCGACGGCGTCGAGCGGCAGCGCGCCGACCTGGCCGACCTGTCGTGGCCGGTGGCGGAGCTGGTCGCCATGCTGTCGCGCTCGGTGACGCTCGCGCCCGGCGACCTCGTCTACACCGGCACGCCCGCCGGCGTCGGCGCGCTGCGCCACGGCGACGTGGTGACCGGCGGCGTGGCCGGCATCGGCGAATTCACCATGACCGTCGAGGGCGTGCCGTCCCGCGTTCCCCATCCGATCCAAGCCCAGACCCCGACCCCGACCCTGCGAGGAGACGCCCCGTGAACATCCCATCGACCCCCTCCGCCACCCCGCCCGGCAAGGTCGCGCTGGTCACCGGCGCCGGCAGCGGCATCGGCCGCGCCGTGGCGCTCGGCCTGCTCGACGACGGCTGGCGCGTCGTGCTGGCCGGGCGACGTCCAGAGCCCCTGCGCGCGCTGGCCGCCGAGGCCGAGGCCCGGGGCGGCGTCGCCCTGGCCGTGCCCACCGACGTCACCGTGCCCGACAGCGTCGAGGCGCTGTTCGCCGCCATCGAGGCGCGCTTCGGCCGGCTCGACCTGTTGTTCAACAACGCCGGCGTGAACGCGCCGGCCGTGCCGATCGACGAGCTGCCGCTGGAGCGCTGGTTCAGCGTGCTGAACACCAACGTGACCGGCGTGTTCCTGTGCGCCCGCGCTGCCTTCGGCCTGATGCGCCGCCAGTCGCCCCAGGGCGGGCGCATCGTCAACAACGGCTCGATCTCGGCCCACGTGCCGCGCCCCCACACCGCCCCCTACACCATGAGCAAGCACGCGGTCACGGGCCTGACGAAGTCGCTGGCGCTCGACGGTCGCGCCTTCGGCATCGTGGCCAGCCAGATCGACATCGGCAACGCGTTGACCGAGCTGTCAGAGCGCATGACGCGCGGCGTGACGCAGGCCAACGGCACGGTGGCGGCCGAACCCATGATGGACGCGGTCCACGTGGCCGACGCGGTGCGCCACATCGCGGCGATGCCGTTGTCGGCCAACGTGCTGAACATGACCGTCATGGCCAGCGCCATGCCCTTCGTCGGGCGCGGCTGACGGCCGGCCTCCCATCCCTCACAACAAGGAGACTTCCATGCCCATCGCTTCCATGCTCAAGGTCCTCGCCGTCGCGGCGTCCCTGGCCGCCGTGCCGGTCCTCGGCTCGGCGCAGGCCTACCCGGCGCGCGCGGTCAAGATCATCGTGCCGGCTCCGCCGGGCGGCGCCATCGACACCCTCGCGCGGGTGGTCGGCGACAAGATCGGCGCGGCCATGGGCCAGCCGGTGATCGTCGACAACCGCCCCGGCGCCTCCAACAACCTCGGCACCGACGTGCTGGCCAAGGCGGCGCCCGACGGCTACACCATCGGCATCGTGGGCGGCAGCCACAACATCAACAAGTTCCTGTTCAGGAACCTCGGCTGGGACCCGCAGAAGAGCTTCGAGCCGATCGTCTACACGCACGAGGTGCCGCTGGTCTTCGCGGTCGCGCCGCAGGTCCCGGCGAAGACGCTGCCCGAACTGGTGGGCTGGATGAAGGCGCACCCGGACGACGCCAAGGTCGCGACCTCCGGGCGCGGGAGCGCGCAGGAGATGGCCGCCGAGATGTTCCGCTTGGCCAGCGGCGCGCCGATGCTGCTGGTGCCCTACAAGGGCTCCTCGGCCGCGCACCCGGACCTGCTGGCCGGGCGCACCGCGCTCTACATCGACACCATCAGCGCGATCCAGGCGCAGGTGAAGGCGGGCAACGTGCGCGCCGTGGCCGTCTCCACGAGAAAACGCGCCGCGTCGCTGCCGGACGTGCCCACGGCCGACGAGCAGGGACTGAAGGGCTACGACGCGAACACCAACGGCGGCTTCCTGGCGCCGGCGGGCACGCCCCGGGCCATCGTCGAGCGGCTCAACGCCGAGATCAACGCGGCGCTCCGGCTGCCCGACGTGCGCGCCAAGCTGGAGGCCGCCGGCATCGAGGTCCAGGGCGGCACACCGGAGGCCTACGCCGCGGTGATCCGGGACGACCTCGCCAAATGGGGCAAGGTCGTCAAGGCGGCGGGCATCGAGCCGGAATGACGCGCGCGGCGCGCGCTCAGGGCAGGGCGGCGAAACCCGGCTGCAGGCCCTGCGAGCGCGCCCGGGCGCGGTAGGCCGCGGCGTCGTCGGCGCCGAAGCGGCCGTCGAGCATCAGCCCGCGCGCCACCAGGTCGGCGACCGAGCGGTCGACCGCGTCCACGTAGCCGGCCCGGGAGCCGTACAGACCCTGCACGCTGCGGCGCGGGTCGCCCGGCTGGCGCTGCGCGTCGGTGACCGCGAAAGCCAGCTGCGAGCCGTTGAGCCCGTACTGGTCGCCGGCCACGAAGCCCGCGCGGCGCAGGCTGTAGCCCTTGAAGGTGGCCAGCGGGACGGCGGCGTCGGGCATCTTCACGCCGGCGACGTCGTTGCCCTGGGCGTCCACGGTGGGCAGCTGGACGACGTACAGCTTCGTGGAGGGGACCGAGGGAATGACGCGCTCGTCGTTCACGCTCAGCGTGTTGTACACGCCGTTGAACGCCAGGCCGGGCGCCCCGGGCACGCCGCTGAACGACACGGCCGACAGGTCCGGCCCGCCCAGGCTGGCGGCCGAGGCGGTCGGCACGGCGAGCGTGGCCGCGCGCGCCGACGGCCAGACGCTGGCCAGCGGCTGCGCGGTGCCGTTGACCCAGCCTTCCAGGTTCAGGTAGAGCGCCCGCACGAGCGCGGTGCTGGCGTTCTGCACGTTGGGCGCGGCGGTCGGCGCCGTCGCGGCGACGGCGCGGTTGGTGGTCATGTCGGGCTGCGTGCGCGCGTTGGCCGCGAGCATCGACGGGCTGTGCTGCGTGCCGTTGGCGTAGAACAGCCGCACGTTGTCCGGCACGGCGACGTCGTTGCCGGCGCCGTCGGTGGCCACCAGCGAGGCGCGCGCCCCGCCGAACTCGATCGGGCTGTCGTACTGGACCACCTTGGGGCAGGTCGCGTCCTGCGTGCATTTCGCCAGCAGGCCGTCGGTGCGCCCGCTCAGCGGGTCGGTCAGCGTGGCGTAGCCGAAGGGGAACTGGTCGCCCGGCGTGTAGTGCGTCTCGTGCTGGCGCGAATAGTCCCCGGGCTTGGACCAGCGGTAGTTGGTGTAGGTCTTGCGCGAGCCGCCCACCAGCGGAAACATGCCGTCGAAGACGCGGCGGTTCTGGGCGTCGGCGTTGAAGCCCTGCCACAGGAAGTCGCGCACGTAGCGCCCCGACTGCGAGATGCCGCCGAACAGCGTGGCGCGCACGCGGCCGGCCAGCGGGTTGCGGTTGCCGGCCGCGTCGGCCGTGCCGTGGCGCAGGAAGCTCACGAGGTCGCGCGTGGCGAGGAAGCCCAGGCCCATGACCCGGGGCCCGACGGCGGTGTAGTCGAACTGGTAGATCGAGCCGTCGTCGCGGCCGCCGTCCAGCGCGGCGGCGTTCGCGGCGTCGGCGCGCACGGCGGCGCGGTCGATGGTCACGAAGCCCTGGCCGTCCGCCCCCGTGCCGCCGGCCGGTGCCGTGGCGCTGCCGGCGGTGTAGGTCCACAGCGGGCGCGCCACGGTGACCGGGGCCGAGGTCGGCGTCCGGCGCACCGTGAGGGTGGCCGTGGCGAGCGAGCCGGGCGCCAGCCGGTAGTAGGTGCCCAGCAGGTTCGCGGTGGCGCTGTCGGGGACGAGTTCGTCCTGCACGCGGCCCGTGATCGGCGCGTCGCCGTTGGCGCGATCGACCACCACCGGCAGCGACATGCCCGGCGCGTACCAGCGCTGGGCGGTGGTGATGGCGGCCGTCGGGCCGGAAAGCGTCTGCGGCTGGTCGCCCTGCCAGCCGGCCCAGACGATGCTCGCGCCCTGGTTCATCAGGAAGCCGTTGCCCGCGCCCACCCCGGCGACGTCGCCCGAGGCGGCCGCCGCCACCTGGGGCCGCACGGTGGCGAAGAGGTCGTTGGACGAGCCCTCGTTCAGGGCCGGGACCAGCAGCGAGCGGGTGCGGTTGGTGACCTCGTAGAACAGCGTGCCGTTGGCGCGCGCGGCGTCGGTGGGCGCGAGCAGCACGACGTCGAAGCGGTAGCGCACGTTGCCGGCGGCGTCGGGCACGGCGTTCTTCAGGTCGACGATGGTGCCGGCGCAGTCGTCCGCGCTCGCCACGGTCGCGGTGGCCTCGGCCAGGGTGTAGGTGTAGGTGCCGACGTCGCCGAAACGCGCGCCGCCGAAAGCGAGGCCGCTGCCCTTGACGTCGAAGCGCTCGATGGCCGAGCGCGTGATCGTGCAGGGGTAGGTCTGGTCCGGCGGCACCAGCGCGCTGCGCGCGGCGGGCAGTCGTGACGTGGGCCCGCCGGAGGTGGCGCCACCGGCACCGCTCTCGCCTGCGCCACCACCGCCGCCGCACGCGGCCAGCATCACCACCGCCAGCGCGGCGCCGCCGCGCGCGGTGCGGCGGCCCATCCGATCCGGAATCCCGTTCATGTGTCTGTCTCCGTTGTTGTCGTGTCTGTCGTGTCGTCCCATGGTCGCGACCGGACGATAGTCCGCGCGCGCCGCGCCATCCATTACGTGCGCCGCGCGACGTTTACGCCAGCCGCAACGATCGAGGGATTACCCGTCCCGGCGGTCCGTGAAGGTGCTGTCGCGGTCGCGTCATGGCGACGGGAAAACCCGCTCCCGGGCGGTCCGGGCCGCTCTCCAGAATCGCTTGTCCGACAAACGGACACGACGACGATCGCACCTTCCCGCCGCACCGCGCGGCACCCGGACCGGAGAGACGCGCCTTGGCAGGAAGCAGCACCCTCGAATCCGCCAGCCCGATGGCGCCGCCGCCGGGCGACGCGGCCGGGCTGTTCGACCGCCTGAACCTGGCGCCGGCCTACAAGGTGGTGTCGCTGGAGATCGAGCGCAGCATCCTGGGCGGGCAGATCAAGCCCGGCAGTCCGCTGCCGACCGAGCAGAGCCTGGCCGAGCGCTTCGGCGTGCACCGCTCGACGGTGCGCGAGGCGATCCGGCAGGTGGAGCAGGAGGGGCTGGTGCAGCGCCGCGAGGGCCGCCGCCTGTTCGTCACGCTGCCCGGCCTCTACGACCTGGCGCCGCGCGCGGCGCGCCTGCTGCTGCTGCAGCAGACCACCTTCGAGGAGCTGTGGCAGGTCGCCGTGACGCTGGAGCCACTGGCCGCGCGGCTGGCGGCGCGCCACGCCACCGACGACGACCTGGCGGCGCTCGAGGCCAACACGGCCCTCACCGGGCAGCTGCAGGCGCGCGGGGCGACGGGCGTGGAGGCGCACATGCGCCTGGTCGACCTCGACGTCGAGTTCCACGCGCTGGTCGGCCGCGCCAGCCACAACCGCGCCCTGATGCTGGCGCGCGAGCCCGTCAGCCTGCTCTACAACCCCACGCTGCTGCAGATCCACCAGCACCTGCCGCAGTCCAAGGCGCGCAACCTGGACGCTCACCACGCCATCCTGCAGGCGCTGCGGCGGCGCGACGCCGACGCCGCGGCCGACTGGACGCGCCGGCACATGAACGACTTCCGCAAGGGGTTCGAGATGACCGGGCTCGACATGGGCACGCCGATCCAGGCCGGGTCGGGCGGGCGGCCCGCCCGGGCCTGATCCCATGGCCATTCACACAACGAAGGAGACAAGCATGCAAGCACGCGCATCACGCACCGCCCCGGGTCTGGTCCTGGCGATCGCCGGACTCGCCGGCGCCATCGCCCCGGCCGCCCGGGCCCAGGCCCCGGCCACCGAGACCTTCCGGGTCGGCATCGTCAGCTTCCTGTCGGGGCAGGCCGCCGAGAGCTTCGGCATCCCGGCGGTCAACGGCGCCAAGGTGCTGGTGGAGGCGTTCAACCAGGGCGGGGCGCCGGCGCCCTACGACAAGCCCGGCATCGGCGGGATGAAGATCGAGGCGGTCTACATCGACGAGAACGGCGGCGCGACCAAGCAGGTCCAGGAACTGCGCAACCTCTACGACCGCGAGAAGGTCGACGCGGTGGTGGGTTACGTGAGTTCGGGGGACTGCCTGGCGGTGGCGCCGGTGGCCGAGGAGATGAAGAAGTTCCTGATCCTCTACGACTGCGGCACGCCGCGCATCTTCGAGGACGCCAAGTACAACTACGTCTTCCGCACCGCCTCGCACGCCACGATGGACAACGTGGCGCTCGCGCGGTACCTCAAGGCGCGCAACGTCAAGGCCGAGCGCTTCAACATGATCAACCAGGACTACGCCTGGGGGCAGGACTCGCGCAAGGACTTCACGCTGTCGATGGCCCAGCTCTACCCGCAGGCCCAGGTCGGCGAGGACCTGCTGCCGAAGTTCGGCGCCGGGCAGTACGGCACCGAGATCTCCGCCCTGATGTCCAAGCGCGCCGACGTCACGCATTCGAGCCTGTGGGGCGGCGACCTGCAGGCCTTCATCCTGCAGTCGGGCCCGCGCGGCCTGTTCAAGCGCTCGCAGGTCGTGCTGTCGGCGGCCGACCACGTGCTGACCAACCTGGGCGACAAGATGCCCGACGGCGCCATCCTCGGCGCGCGCGGCGCCTACGGGCTGCTGTCGCCCAAGTCGGCCTTGAACGACTGGTGGTGGAGCGTCTACCAGAAGGGCTACCAGACCTACCCGGCGCAGGCCCCCTACCGCATGGCGCAGGCGCTCATGGGCCTGAAGGCCGCCGCCGAGAAGGCGATGGCGGCCAACGGGGGCAAGAAGCCGACCACCGAGCAGCTGGCCGCCGCCCTGACCAACGCCGAGTGGGACTCGCCCGGCGGGCGCATCCGCATGACGCTGGGCGGCGGCCACCAGGCCACGCAGGAGACGGCGATCGGCCGGACGCGCTACGACGCGGCGAAGAAGATGGTGGTGCTCGACGACATCCAGCGCTTCGCGGCCGAATGCGTCAATCCGCCGGTCAACGTGAAGTCGGAGGACTGGATCAAGTCGGACTTCGCCGGCGCGAAGTGCAACTGAGCGCGCGATCGCCCTCATGGCCACCGCCCTCACGATCCTGATCGACGGACTGAGCTACGCCTCCTGGCTGTTCATCGTCGCGCTCGGGCTGACGCTCGTCTTCGGCGTGCTGAAGATCCTGAACATCGCGCACGGCAGCTTCTACGCCCTGGGCGCGTACGCGGCGGCGAGCTTCGTCGGCTGGTTCGCCAGCATGAAGTTCGCGCCCGAATGGTCGCTGGTGGCGATGCTGCTGGCCGCCGTGGCCGTGGCGGTGCTGGTGGCGCCGCTGACCGAGCGCGGCCTGATGCGCTTCTTCTACGGCCGCGACGAGGTGCTGCTGGTGCTGGTGACCTACGCGCTGTTCCTGGTGCTGGAGGACGTGACCAAGCTGCTGTGGGGCGCCAACCCGTACTACGTGTCGGAGCCCTACGCGATGTTCGGCAACGTCGAGATCGGCGAGCAGGTCTACGTCGGCTACGACTTCATGCTCATGGGGC of the Comamonadaceae bacterium OTU4NAUVB1 genome contains:
- a CDS encoding tripartite tricarboxylate transporter substrate binding protein, which gives rise to MPIASMLKVLAVAASLAAVPVLGSAQAYPARAVKIIVPAPPGGAIDTLARVVGDKIGAAMGQPVIVDNRPGASNNLGTDVLAKAAPDGYTIGIVGGSHNINKFLFRNLGWDPQKSFEPIVYTHEVPLVFAVAPQVPAKTLPELVGWMKAHPDDAKVATSGRGSAQEMAAEMFRLASGAPMLLVPYKGSSAAHPDLLAGRTALYIDTISAIQAQVKAGNVRAVAVSTRKRAASLPDVPTADEQGLKGYDANTNGGFLAPAGTPRAIVERLNAEINAALRLPDVRAKLEAAGIEVQGGTPEAYAAVIRDDLAKWGKVVKAAGIEPE
- a CDS encoding SDR family oxidoreductase; the encoded protein is MPSTPSATPPGKVALVTGAGSGIGRAVALGLLDDGWRVVLAGRRPEPLRALAAEAEARGGVALAVPTDVTVPDSVEALFAAIEARFGRLDLLFNNAGVNAPAVPIDELPLERWFSVLNTNVTGVFLCARAAFGLMRRQSPQGGRIVNNGSISAHVPRPHTAPYTMSKHAVTGLTKSLALDGRAFGIVASQIDIGNALTELSERMTRGVTQANGTVAAEPMMDAVHVADAVRHIAAMPLSANVLNMTVMASAMPFVGRG
- a CDS encoding GntR family transcriptional regulator, coding for MAGSSTLESASPMAPPPGDAAGLFDRLNLAPAYKVVSLEIERSILGGQIKPGSPLPTEQSLAERFGVHRSTVREAIRQVEQEGLVQRREGRRLFVTLPGLYDLAPRAARLLLLQQTTFEELWQVAVTLEPLAARLAARHATDDDLAALEANTALTGQLQARGATGVEAHMRLVDLDVEFHALVGRASHNRALMLAREPVSLLYNPTLLQIHQHLPQSKARNLDAHHAILQALRRRDADAAADWTRRHMNDFRKGFEMTGLDMGTPIQAGSGGRPARA
- a CDS encoding ABC transporter substrate-binding protein — encoded protein: MQARASRTAPGLVLAIAGLAGAIAPAARAQAPATETFRVGIVSFLSGQAAESFGIPAVNGAKVLVEAFNQGGAPAPYDKPGIGGMKIEAVYIDENGGATKQVQELRNLYDREKVDAVVGYVSSGDCLAVAPVAEEMKKFLILYDCGTPRIFEDAKYNYVFRTASHATMDNVALARYLKARNVKAERFNMINQDYAWGQDSRKDFTLSMAQLYPQAQVGEDLLPKFGAGQYGTEISALMSKRADVTHSSLWGGDLQAFILQSGPRGLFKRSQVVLSAADHVLTNLGDKMPDGAILGARGAYGLLSPKSALNDWWWSVYQKGYQTYPAQAPYRMAQALMGLKAAAEKAMAANGGKKPTTEQLAAALTNAEWDSPGGRIRMTLGGGHQATQETAIGRTRYDAAKKMVVLDDIQRFAAECVNPPVNVKSEDWIKSDFAGAKCN
- a CDS encoding alpha/beta hydrolase domain-containing protein, with the translated sequence MNGIPDRMGRRTARGGAALAVVMLAACGGGGGAGESGAGGATSGGPTSRLPAARSALVPPDQTYPCTITRSAIERFDVKGSGLAFGGARFGDVGTYTYTLAEATATVASADDCAGTIVDLKNAVPDAAGNVRYRFDVVLLAPTDAARANGTLFYEVTNRTRSLLVPALNEGSSNDLFATVRPQVAAAASGDVAGVGAGNGFLMNQGASIVWAGWQGDQPQTLSGPTAAITTAQRWYAPGMSLPVVVDRANGDAPITGRVQDELVPDSATANLLGTYYRLAPGSLATATLTVRRTPTSAPVTVARPLWTYTAGSATAPAGGTGADGQGFVTIDRAAVRADAANAAALDGGRDDGSIYQFDYTAVGPRVMGLGFLATRDLVSFLRHGTADAAGNRNPLAGRVRATLFGGISQSGRYVRDFLWQGFNADAQNRRVFDGMFPLVGGSRKTYTNYRWSKPGDYSRQHETHYTPGDQFPFGYATLTDPLSGRTDGLLAKCTQDATCPKVVQYDSPIEFGGARASLVATDGAGNDVAVPDNVRLFYANGTQHSPSMLAANARTQPDMTTNRAVAATAPTAAPNVQNASTALVRALYLNLEGWVNGTAQPLASVWPSARAATLAVPTASAASLGGPDLSAVSFSGVPGAPGLAFNGVYNTLSVNDERVIPSVPSTKLYVVQLPTVDAQGNDVAGVKMPDAAVPLATFKGYSLRRAGFVAGDQYGLNGSQLAFAVTDAQRQPGDPRRSVQGLYGSRAGYVDAVDRSVADLVARGLMLDGRFGADDAAAYRARARSQGLQPGFAALP